AATACGGAGGCCTGTTGACTCCACCACTTCAAAGTTGGAATGAGTAGCCTGGGGCAAGAGTTGAGGAGGTAACGTGTAAGCTCGATGACAAAATGTCAGCTACATATCTCATCCCTAAACAAAAGCAGTCCATATGCATTAACATGACAACGCATTAGAACAAATGTTACCGTTACGTTATTGTTGTGTTAACGGTTGGGCGAGTTTAACAGAAGGTGGTGGTAACGGCTAACGATGTCCAGCGGCTAAGTTACTACGATGCTTATTTATGGATAAAAAAGTGGGCGTGATATTAAAAGTGTTAAACGTGTACTTTCTTTACATTACACTGCAACATTCCTGGCTGAAATCAGCTCGCTTTTCCAGTGTAATCTGAACGACCTATAATGAACCAGAAAGGCTCTTTTGAGCATAAAATCTCCACGTAACGTCAACTACTCCTCCACCCTGCTGTCCGCTCTTCATTGGGCAAAGAACAACACTTCGCTcataaaatcaaatgaaaaaaaaaacaacaaaacaaaaaacaatcttcGTAACTTACCTAAATCGTCCATGGCGGCTGTCTAGCTGTGTAGTGCGTAGGTTTTGTGCTCGGAGAGCTTCTTGACTGTTTGCGAAGTCTGAATTTTCCTCTTCAAACTTCACCACCGCTGCCCTGGAAGTTAGTTAGGATTGGTCTCGTGAACGCGCTGctgtatgtgcatgtgtactTTACGGGAGCGCGCTCTCGCTGACGGTTTAAGTCATGAGCGACATCTCGAGGCCCAAACATGAAACTACATGTTTAAAATACTCGCGACTTTGCAGCCACAAATGTAAAACTGACTGTAACTTCGCCTGAGACAAAGGGTACGTAGAATTTAAAATAATGATGGATATTCAAAATTATGTAGTAagtgtgctaaaaaaaaagaaaaagattagtGGTAGTATGAACAAGCTTTACACAGTTACATTGGACCTTAATCAAGCCATTCATCCATCAAATTCTGCTTATCTGAGGTCAAGAAAAAGACATCACTCTccacagctcctcctggggcatctcAAGGCGTCCCAAGGTCAGAAGGGAAATTAAATCCCTTCAGTGAGTTCTGGGTCTGTGTAGGGATCTCCTCCCAGTTGGAAACGCCAAAAAAACTCCAAAGGGAGACATTTAACCAGGTGCCCGAACCACTTCAGCTGACGTCTTTTGAGTCGGAAGAAATGTACTCCGAGCTCCCTCCAAATGGTCGAGCTCCTGACCACATCTTTACGGCTGAGCCAGCCAATCAGGGAAGGAAACCCAATCCAGCTGCTTCTATCCTCGACCTCAttctttcagtcactacccAGACCACGCGACCATGAGGTGAGGCTTGCAACAAATTCATTCACATcaccaaaaagaaaagcaaaaaaaaaagcttctcatCAGAATCATGACAAAAAGTTTATTatggttaaaaagaaaaaaaaaatgtgcacgTCATCATCTTATCCTCAAAAAACATTCATGGTAATGGAACctgtcaaaataaacaaaaaatattcaACTCAAGATTATTTAGCTGTGGAAAAATGCACAACCACCTCACAAATACTGTGTTTTGTATACATGAAAAGTTATACACATGGCCTAagacaactttttaaaaaacatatagaaagacagaaaatgtaGTTTACTAAAGAAATTGATCCTATTTCTTGATTCTCGTGGTAAATAAATATGTGATAATTCTCAAAAGTCTATTGATTTCagctttctctcctccttctcaGAGAGGGGCTGCTGGGAGAGGATTTTATCGTGCAGGCGGTGGTGCTTGCCTATACCAAGCTTTGGCAGGCCTCGATTCAGTCCCTCCAGAAGCACGCATGACTTGCACAGCGACTGACTGGAGATGTAGCCACAGCGGTTGCAGGTTCCCTGGACGGGCATCTTCACTCCCTCACGCACAGACAGGTTCTCGCCAGAGTGGACTATATCTATTATGGAGCTGGGCCTTATACACTCCAAGTCCTTCAGAAAGGTCCTTGCATAGCCACGATAAGCATTGGGAGAGTAAATACATTCAGTAGAAAAGTAGTCTAACTTCTTAAAATAGGCGTACAGAACAATCTCTTTTTCATAAGCATATTTAAGGGGCTTGCAGCGCGGTACAACCCCTTCACCCTCACTAGCTGTGGAGATGGCGGTGCATCGACGCAGACGAGCTATGTCGCCTCGCAAAACATTCATTAAAACGGTCTCTGCCACATCGTCAGCGTTGTGAcctgtggggggggggcacagaAAATGAAGCACATTCagttaataaaagaaaaaacataggCTACCTCTGCTCATGAATCCAAACTATTGAAATCCTTTGAGTTTAGGGCTGCTCGATAATGGGAAAAATCAATGTCACGATATTTTCAGTCAATATTGATATCACGATATTTTAAACGATATATATatggtttttttttgccagcGGCAAAAAATATCCCATGGGCTGCCCTCTGCTGGCCTAGGTCTACCTCTACTAGAGCTACACCTTGTTGAGTGCTAAGCACATACAGTATAATTATTATAGGCTTCAGCAGTACCTTTTTGTTAACACTGTATATTTTGTATTATgagtcataattatgactatattttattcttttccaaACGACCCCTACTAAAACACCTAGACATATCCATACAGAAAAGGGTGTATAAGCTCACATtttgaaacacacacatatcttTTTCTTCAAATCTAAAGTGGTCCCAGATCACCAATCTTTTTCTCCCCTTTTTCTCAATTAACTGAGCCTGCCCTATATCTTCCATTTCCAatgttgttgttgctaatctctgttcagctttttttttttttttttttttaataatatcgTTTATATTTGATATTATTCATTTTGAGATCGTTTGACACCAATATCGTTATCGCGATCGAAATTCGATATATTGCACAGCCCTATTTGAGTTTACCTGTACATATCTTATCCACTTTGAGCATGATGGCTCCTCTGTCCAGCGCCTGCCGTCTGAACACTCCACAGAAGGTGCAGTTATTTTTCAGTCCCACCTGCTTCACTATAGAATCCATGGTCCAACCATACAGCTCCTCGTACGACACAATCTTCAGCGGCAGGTCGTACTGCTCCTGATTCCTCTTCACCGTCTCCAGGGAGTCGTCTCTGTAACCGGTGATTCCCTCATCCACTGAGATAAGCATGAGTTCAAGCCCATAGTTGTACCGCTCATTCAGAAGCTTCATGACATGTGCGAGCACGGTGGAGTCCTTTCCTCCTGAGGCAGCGACCCCTACAGTCTCCCCTGTTTTGAAGAGCTTTGCTGCCACGATGGTCTGATGTACCTCTTCCTCAAAGGCCCAGAAGAAGCACTCCTTGCACAGCGAATGGCCAGTTTTCGGACGCTTCAGCACAGCACGTTTCTCAGCGCAGCTGCTGCACAGGACAGGCATCTTCACTGTTAAAGCAAAGTATGTGTTAAAAGTTTGCTTTAACAACCACTCCCTGGGATCATCATCTTAAGAAAATATGAGCTTTTGTACGACTGACTCATAGTTTTAAATCACAGCAGCTTCTATTCCTATTATGATTTCCTCTCAGGTCAGAGTCTGTCTGCTCACTTTTGACCACCTTAGAGTGGTTATAAATTATTTCAACTGCAGAAGCAACTGAAATCCCTGCACCTTAAGTTTCAGTATAAGCTTCTACTGTGCTACGGAAAATAAAGTCTCATGCAAtaatatttatataaaaaaggGAACTTGATGAaaaatactgaaaatcaagaatTTAGTCTGTTTCATTATATAACGTCCAATGCAAAATTAAAGTATGTCAGTGCCCGGCATATTAACGCTGACGAAGCTTTAGTTATGCAGTTTACAGCCAGACAACTAATAAACTTAAATATAATTACAGATATTTATCAaattcatttgttgttttttttgtttaactgtATTTTCTTTCCGTTTGtatcccacaatgcattgcgtaAAAGAAACAAGACTAGTTTCTTTCGGCACATTTCACCCTAAATATGAAGGAGGTAAGTAACTTACAAGAGGCAGAGGTAATATTAGTGGAATAATATGATTTCAAGGCAAACCAGATACAAACCCATAACAAATTACCCATTAAAACACCAAATGAATAAGTGTAAACTAGTTATAATTACAGTGTTAGCTAACCACGTTAAGCTAAAAAGTCAAATTTACATGAGGTAACATTTTCATACCAACGTCTTCGAGGAACCGAGGTGGGACTTTAAGACGTGGGGATGAAGTACACGAGACAAACTATTTGGAAAAGAGTTATTCTTCTTACTAAATCAATGTTAAGATTAAACTATAAAGGGCAGCATGTTGTTACATCATGTTCTTCTTCActggaaaacaggaagtggcggCATCTGTAAAACCCCGCAGCGCAGCCTGCTGGCCTAAGTTAGCCAATGCACACGAGCTATGCCTCCACGTACTCTCATGCCATatatatttgatttaattaaCTATTTTGGCACAACTTCAAGTAATTTAGGAGTCTGAAGAATTTCTGCGGAGAACAAACCAGAAGTAAAGCACATGACCAGGTGAAATGTTAAGCAATGAGGATTTATTAGTTTGTTTCAAAGAATGTCACTACTGCAACAGCTGCAATAgatattgaattgaattgaattgaatgcctttattgtcattgaatTTAGTACAATGAGATTTCATAGAGCCACTCTAGTAAAGTGCGTCAACATATCCAGATGCTGTATGGTGTAATTGTAGCACAAGGGGTTACTGCTAGAAGGGATTGCAGAGGTCAGGTTTTGTGACAGCAAAGAGTCAAAAGCTTAGTTGATGGGGTGAAAAGCACCCCTCTGATGCCACTGCATGTCTCTGACGCGCCGAACTGACTGGATCTGAGGAATCTGGGCTCCAAACTCGGCGCTGTCCTTATACTCCCCCTTTTCAAACAGGTACTGATATCCTCTGTATCCTGGATACTGATAGCCCACCCAACTGGCGCGCCAGGATCACAGAGAGGGAAAAGCAGATGTTATAGGTGTAAGGAGGGTTACAAGAGACATGTAGGGAGCTTCATCGGAATCATACAACTTCTGCTGGAAGGGGGGACTCACGTGCCGCTCTGGACCCGAACGGAGGAGACCTTCTCCTGGTAGCCGTGTGCGTGAAAGCTAGGGACGTCATCATCTATGATTTCTATCTTCTTCCCTGCAAAGCTGGGGTTTTCGTAA
This Odontesthes bonariensis isolate fOdoBon6 chromosome 6, fOdoBon6.hap1, whole genome shotgun sequence DNA region includes the following protein-coding sequences:
- the ctu1 gene encoding cytoplasmic tRNA 2-thiolation protein 1 produces the protein MPVLCSSCAEKRAVLKRPKTGHSLCKECFFWAFEEEVHQTIVAAKLFKTGETVGVAASGGKDSTVLAHVMKLLNERYNYGLELMLISVDEGITGYRDDSLETVKRNQEQYDLPLKIVSYEELYGWTMDSIVKQVGLKNNCTFCGVFRRQALDRGAIMLKVDKICTGHNADDVAETVLMNVLRGDIARLRRCTAISTASEGEGVVPRCKPLKYAYEKEIVLYAYFKKLDYFSTECIYSPNAYRGYARTFLKDLECIRPSSIIDIVHSGENLSVREGVKMPVQGTCNRCGYISSQSLCKSCVLLEGLNRGLPKLGIGKHHRLHDKILSQQPLSEKEERKLKSIDF